Proteins from a genomic interval of Rosa chinensis cultivar Old Blush chromosome 2, RchiOBHm-V2, whole genome shotgun sequence:
- the LOC121051288 gene encoding DNA topoisomerase 1-like: protein MHKDKQHEQSNKHKNKQHEHSKKHKDKQHEQSNKHKDKQHEHRNKHKDKQHEHSNKHKDKQHEQSNKHKNKQSNMHKDKQHEHRNKHKDKQHEQSNKHKDKQHEQSNKHKNKQSNMHKDKQHEQSNKHKNKQHEHSKKHKDKQHEHRNESIKWHREEQRKHKNIARQYPRTPLLRVAIH from the coding sequence ATGCACAAAGACAAGCAGCACGAGCAGAGCAACAAGCACAAAAACAAGCAGCACGAGCACAGCAAGAAGCACAAAGACAAGCAGCACGAGCAGAGCAACAAGCACAAAGACAAGCAGCACGAGCACAGAAACAAGCACAAAGACAAGCAGCACGAGCACAGCAACAAGCACAAAGACAAGCAGCACGAGCAGAGCAACAAGCACAAAAACAAGCAGAGCAACATGCACAAAGACAAGCAGCACGAGCACAGAAACAAGCACAAAGACAAGCAGCACGAGCAGAGCAACAAGCACAAAGACAAGCAGCACGAGCAGAGCAACAAGCACAAAAACAAGCAGAGCAACATGCACAAAGACAAGCAGCACGAGCAGAGCAACAAGCACAAAAACAAGCAGCACGAGCACAGCAAGAAGCACAAAGACAAGCAGCACGAGCACAGAAACGAGAGCATAAAATGGCACAGAGAAGAACAGAGGAAACACAAGAATATAGCTCGTCAGTATCCACGAACTCCCCTGCTGAGAGTTGCAATTCACTAG